In Magnolia sinica isolate HGM2019 chromosome 12, MsV1, whole genome shotgun sequence, a single genomic region encodes these proteins:
- the LOC131221335 gene encoding serine/threonine-protein kinase ATR isoform X5 yields MANLSSLVHELRERIAASSSPSQPTDDPDPLETRFRSVLPNLLHAYVIPSSTANEREVTAVLKLLSHTARNFPGVLFHGKASAVLPVIGRILPFLAEPAFLSRHGVIFETIASLVSLLRTGEREAYRQFFLDAMLMVEDLLSLASLYDKSNIIASRRVSLRCFYESFNGICSAPSIFSDLPECCRPTDGPGLLIDLTDKQRWQPFATWTTKLLSKCLTEGTLYVEGLVNASFVSALCTLLCHGDAALHMACFDFVRITTSLINKEIVPTENLIRTMSCILGQDEKELPMFRSTIYDSSMGACLHILHSSCSDDVVKFTAGDLVNVFPQSMRSDSPELKVAMCTAYIRIAKICPPHIWRPGLVVDILCSSKPCFALIDCIRVVVGTLGPNCIGEEAVSDSIGVPSSSSGKGVDSSTVGEKRVAQDMESLKRKRQKIQAERLVSSTNVQLGGESCTGTFAREQDRDYSDYMRGLLISFIGHLKPGDFKDTPLRPETALMALSMLCIVFCNHPQTKLSLTIFQQMHAWIPWICEQAKQSSSLMFDVSIYLEAVHNLLLMHDSHPVWMRLFEDKHDGCMNSTETINCDQPVHPGLIDFVLKLPWTHSLLAAQAHSLWKTKCLSVQVVSKIGTRLKTESDLEVLDLAICDEAEEVRAEGVISLPVVVLCSGSGLLPQVYRRMESLGKDESSLVNKMVPYSIGYLSCLFGSCNATQDLNESPCRLFLCSDNGKQIQTMDLLLGGFWCPQCDKKNSHNRDQYSNVLDMPQVQRMEADFDFVNLQSLFFRLLFDESSDEVQVACVGIISRILRHGTQDILLKTKFQWTQCIEYLLLHGKKVVREAFCAQISSFLEGHILDCLFVDGESCSKTKEQKFLDKLKHALVATEDAQILETLLESTAEIMNAVDIHGQVFFFSLILLVDQLDNPHVIVRMTASRLILRSCYFHLKGGFELILSKFIHIRDELFDYLCARLVSRPAMIQEFAEAVVGIDTEELVRRMVPVVLPKLVVSQQDNDQAFITLQELAKHLNTDVVPLIVNWLPKVLAFALLRADRQELLSALQFYHMQTGSDKKEIFSAALPALLDELICFHGDGDLDETNKRTARVPQMIQEVARILTGSDDLPGFLRNHFVGLLNSIDRKMLHTEDLFLQKQALKRIEKLIEMMGSHLSTYVPKLMVLLMHAVEKETLQNEGLSVLLFFIKQLARVSPSSMKHVISQVVASLIPCLERYRENPSLHLNKIVDVLEELVVENRLLLKQHIRELPLLPTIPSLSKVNTVIQEACGSMTLMDQLRNVVDGLNHESLNVRYMVACELSKLLDLRREDVTAVIAGEVGSDLDIVSSLITSLLRGCAEESRTAVGQRLKLVCADCLGALGAVDPAKFKGISCQRFKIECSDDDLIFELIHKHLARAFRAASDTIVQDSAALAIQELLKLAGCQASLDENVVAYTSQSLKGKESVYISESCGKNDCSEMNMRGQRLWDRFSNYVKEIIAPCLTSRFQLPNVADLTSVGPIYRPSMSFRRWIFSWIRKLTVHATGSRAGIFNACRGIVRHDMQTAMYLLPYLVLNAVCHGTAEERHSITEEILSVLNAAASENSGAAVHGIAGRQSEVCIQAVFTLLDNLGQWVDDLKQEVALSQSLHAGVSKQSSKAKNKTMESISDLDQLLIQCNNVSELLAAIPKVTLSRASFHCQAYARSLMYFESHVQSKSGSFNPAAERSGIFADEDVSFLMEIYSGLDEPDGLSGFAHLRKSSNLHDQLRINEKAGNWAEVLTSCEQALQMEPTSVQRHSGVLNCLLNMCHLQAMVTHVDGLISRIPQYKKTWCMQGVQAAWRLGRWDLMDEYLSFADKEGLACSSSDSASFDMGLAKILQAMMKKDQFMVAEKIAQSKQALLVPLAAAGMESYMRAYPFVVKLHMLRELEDFNTLLADDSFLEKSFHLDDPRFSKVIKDWDNRLRFTQPLLWAREPLLAFRRLVFSASNLGAQVGTCWLQYAKLCRSAGHYETANRAILEAQASGAPNVHMEKSKLLWSTRKSDCAIDELQQSLLNMPAEVLGAAAISSLTSLSLVLPNPCSVCTSQASNENQDVAKTLLLYTRWIHYTGQKQKEDVINLYSRVRELQPKWEKGFFFMAKYCDDLLVDARKRQEDNQEGLMDARSRSKCAVSTSVGGSSVNTSAEEKPWWSYLPDVLLFYAKGLHRGHKNLFQALPRLLTLWFEFGSKYHRDGLASNKALKTIHGRVENIALLTDFSLWDPADAKCKLSMQASVGQKHEIQSFH; encoded by the exons atggCGAACCTGTCGAGCCTCGTCCACGAGCTGCGTGAGCGCATCGCCGCGTCCTCCTCGCCTTCCCAACCCACCGACGACCCGGACCCGCTAGAGACCCGTTTCCGTTCCGTCCTTCCCAACCTCCTCCATGCTTACGTCATCCCTTCTTCTAcag CCAACGAGCGAGAAGTCACTGCAGTCCTGAAGCTCCTCTCCCACACCGCCAGGAACTTCCCCGGCGTCCTCTTCCATGGAAAGGCCAGCGCCGTTCTCCCAGTCATCGGCCGCATCCTTCCGTTCCTTGCCGAGCCTGCTTTCCT CTCTCGACATGGAGTCATTTTTGAGACAATTGCATCTCTTGTATCATTACTCCGCACAGGAGAACGAGAAGCATATCGTCAGTTTTTCTTAGATGCCATGCTGATGGTTGAAG ATCTTTTATCTTTGGCATCGCTATATGACAAATCAAACATCATAGCTTCCAGAAGAGTTTCATTGAGGTGTTTCTATGAGTCTTTTAATGGAATATGCAGTGCTCCATCTATTTTCAGTGACCTTCCAGAATGTTGCAGGCCTACAGATGGCCCTGGTCTTCTGATTGATCTCACAGATAAGCAAAGGTGGCAGCCTTTTGCTACTTGGACTACTAAGCTTCTTAGCAAATGTCTAACTGAGGGAACACTTTATGTGGAAGGACTTGTCAATGCATCATTTGTATCTGCTCTGTGTACTCTATTATGTCATGGGGATGCTGCTTTGCATATG GCATGCTTTGACTTTGTGCGTATTACAACATCATTAATCAATAAAGAAATTGTTCCCACCGAGAACCTTATCCGAACAATGTCATGCATATTAGGGCAAGATGAAAAGGAACTTCCAATGTTCAG AAGCACAATATATGATTCCTCCATGGGTGCTTGCCTTCATATACTGCATTCTAGCTGTAGCGATGATGTTGTCAAGTTCACAGCTGGAGACTTGGTTAATGTTTTCCCTCAATCAATGCGGAGTGACAGCCCAGAGCTTAAG GTTGCAATGTGCACTGCATACATACGAATTGCTAAAATCTGCCCGCCACATATATGGAGGCCAGGACTGGTTGTTGATATACTTTGTTCTTCAAAACCGTGCTTCGCATTGATTGATTGTATCCGAGTGGTGGTTGGTACACTTGGTCCTAATTGTATTGGAGAGGAAGCTGTCAGTGATAGTATTGGGGTTCCATCATCTTCAAGTGGCAAAGGAGTTGATAGCTCTACTGTGGGAGAGAAGCGAGTGGCTCAGGACATGGAAAGTTTGAAGAGAAAGCGCCAAAAGATACAAGCAGAGAGACTTGTTTCCAGTACTAACGTTCAATTGGGTGGTGAATCATGTACTGGCACATTCGCACGTGAGCAAGACAGAGATTACTCAGATTACATGCGAGGGTTACTCATCTCATTCATTGGCCATTTGAAACCAGGCGACTTTAAAGATACTCCTTTGAGACCAGAAACTGCATTAATGGCTCTTAGCATGCTTTGCATCGTCTTCTGTAACCATCCACAGACCAAATTGTCACTTACCATTTTTCAGCAAATGCATGCCTGGATACCTTGGATATGTGAGCAG GCAAAGCAAAGCAGTTCACTCATGTTTGATGTATCCATCTATTTGGAAGCAGTTCACAACTTGTTGCTTATGCATG ATTCTCATCCTGTGTGGATGAGGCTTTTTGAAGATAAACATGATGGTTGCATGAATAGCACAGAGACCATAAATTGTGATCAGCCGGTACATCCAGGCCTGATAGATTTTGTGCTAAAACTTCCATGGACTCATTCTCTTCTGGCGGCTCAAGCTCATTCACTCTGGAAAACAAAATGTCTCTCTGTTCAAGTCGTCTCGAAGATTGGCACtagattaaaaactgaaagtgaTCTTGAAGTCCTGGACTTGGCTATTTGTGATGAAGCTGAAGAAGTCAGAGCTGAAGGTGTTATTTCTCTGCCAGTGGTTGTCTTGTGCTCTGGAAGTGGTCTACTTCCACAAGTTTATAGAAGAATGGA GTCCCTTGGGAAAGATGAGTCCAGCCTAGTTAATAAAATGGTTCCTTATTCAATTGGCTACTTGTCATGTCTTTTTGGATCGTGTAATGCTACCCAGGATTTAAATGAAAGTCCTTGCAGACTGTTCTTATGTAGTGACAATGGGAAACAGATTCAGACGATGGATCTTTTGTTGGGAGGATTCTGGTGTCCACAGTGTGACAAAAAAAATTCACATAATCGAGATCAATACTCCAATGTTCTAGACATGCCTCAGGTGCAAAGGATGGAAGCTGATTTTGATTTTGTTAACCTTCAGTCTCTTTTTTTTAGGCTTCTTTTTGATGAGTCATCTGATGAGGTGCAAGTTGCTTGCGTGGGAATAATTTCACGAATTCTCAGACATGGTACTCAAGATATCCTGCTTAAAACAAAATTTCAGTGGACACAATGCATTGAATATTTACTTCTTCACGGTAAGAAGGTTGTTAGGGAAGCATTTTGCGCACAGATTAGCAGCTTCCTTGAGGGCCACATTCTTGACTGCTTATTTGTTGATGGGGAGTCATGTAGTAAAACAAAAgaacagaaatttctggacaaACTAAAGCATGCTTTGGTGGCAACTGAGGATGCCCAGATTCTTGAGACTCTTTTGGAGTCGACAGCCGAGATTATGAATGCTGTTGATATCCATGGGcaggtttttttcttttctcttattttattggTTGATCAGCTTGATAATCCTCATGTGATAGTAAGGATGACTGCGTCAAGGTTAATACTTAGATCGTGCTACTTCCACCTTAAAGGAGGATTTGAACTAATCCTATCTAAGTTTATTCATATCCGAGATGAGCTGTTTGATTATCTCTGTGCCAGGCTTGTGAGCCGCCCAGCAATGATCCAAGAGTTTGCAGAGGCTGTTGTTGGTATTGATACTGAGGAACTTGTAAGGAGAATGGTTCCTGTTGTTCTTCCAAAGCTTGTGGTTTCTCAGCAGGATAATGATCAAGCTTTCATCACCTTACAAGAATTAGCAAAGCATTTGAATACAGATGTGGTACCGTTGATTGTTAATTGGTTACCTAAAGTGCTTGCTTTTGCTCTTCTCCGAGCAGATAGGCAGGAGTTGCTCTCTGCTTTGCAGTTTTATCATATGCAAACTGGATCAgacaaaaaagaaattttttcagCTGCTTTACCAGCACTTCTTGATGAACTTATCTGCTTCCATGGTGACGGTGATTTGGATGAGACTAACAAAAG GACAGCAAGAGTTCCTCAGATGATCCAAGAGGTTGCTAGAATCCTCACAGGTTCTGATGACCTTCCAGGGTTCTTGAGGAATCACTTTGTTGGTCTTCTTAACAGCATTGATCGAAAAATGCTTCATACTGAAGATCTTTTCCTGCAGAAACAGGCCTTGAAACGTATTGAAAAGCTTATTGAAATGATGGGCTCTCATCTTAGTACATATGTTCCAAAACTTATGGTTCTTCTAATGCACGCTGTTGAGAAAGAAACACTTCAAAATGAGGGTCTTTCTGTCTTGCTTTTCTTCATCAAGCAGTTGGCCAGGGTATCACCTTCCAGCATGAAACACGTGATCTCTCAAGTTGTTGCTTCTCTTATCCCATGCCTGGAAAGATATAGAGAGAATCCTTCTTTACATTTGAACAAAATTGTGGACGTTTTGGAAGAACTTGTGGTTGAGAATAGGCTACTGCTGAAGCAGCATATCCGTGAGCTGCCTTTGTTACCAACCATTCCATCCCTGTCCAAAGTAAATACAGTCATACAAGAAGCATGTGGATCAATGACGTTGATGGATCAGCTGCGAAATGTTGTTGATGGTCTAAACCACGAGAGCTTAAATGTAAGGTATATGGTGGCTTGTGAGTTAAGCAAACTATTGGATCTGCGAAGAGAGGATGTTACAGCTGTGATAGCAGGTGAAGTTGGTTCAGATTTGGACATTGTGAGCTCGTTGATCACATCCTTACTCAGAGGGTGTGCAGAGGAATCAAGGACTGCAGTGGGCCAGCGGCTGAAATTGGTTTGTGCCGATTGCCTAGGAGCACTTGGTGCTGTGGATCCTGCCAAATTCAAGGGAATCTCATGTCAACGCTTCAAGATTGAATGCTCAGACGATGATCTTATCTTTGAGTTGATTCACAAGCATCTTGCCCGGGCATTTAGAGCTGCATCTGACACTATTGTTCAAGATTCAGCTGCACTAGCTATACAGGAGCTGCTGAAGCTTGCTGGTTGCCAGGCATCACTGGATGAGAATGTTGTGGCTTATACATCACAGTCACTGAAGGGAAAGGAGTCTGTATATATATCTGAAAGTTGTGGCAAAAACGATTGCAGTGAGATGAATATGAGGGGTCAGAGACTGTGGGACCGTTTCTCTAACTATGTTAAAGAAATCATCGCACCATGCCTGACCTCAAGGTTTCAACTTCCAAACGTGGCTGATTTAACATCTGTTGGGCCAATATACAGGCCTTCTATGTCGTTCAGAAGATGGATATTCTCTTGGATCAGGAAGTTGACAGTGCATGCAACTGGTTCTCGCGCAGGTATTTTCAATGCATGCCGCGGCATAGTACGTCATGACATGCAAACGGCTATGTATTTGCTGCCATATTTGGTCCTTAATGCTGTCTGTCACGGTACTGCAGAGGAACGCCATAGCATAACTGAGGAGATTCTCTCTGTTCTCAATGCAGCGGCTTCAGAGAACAGTGGAGCTGCAGTTCATGGTATTGCCGGGAGACAGAGCGAAGTCTGTATTCAGGCTGTATTCACTCTACTAGATAATCTTGGACAATGGGTGGACGATCTTAAACAAGAAGTTGCCCTTTCTCAATCTCTTCATGCTGGGGTCTCTAAGCAATCGTCTAAGGCGAAGAATAAAACTATGGAGTCTATATCTGATTTGGATCAACTCCTTATACAATGTAATAATGTTTCTGAGCTTTTGGCTGCCATTCCGAAAGTTACCCTCTCTAGAGCATCCTTCCATTGCCAGGCTTATGCTCGTTCTTTGATGTACTTTGAGTCACATGTGCAGAGCAAATCAGGCTCCTTTAACCCAGCGGCTGAGAGGAGCGGCATCTTCGCGGACGAAGATGTCTCATTTTTGATGGAGATATACAGTGGTTTAGATGAGCCTGATGGTCTCTCCGGCTTTGCCCATCTACGGAAATCATCGAATCTGCACGACCAACTTCGGATAAATGAAAAGGCAGGTAATTGGGCAGAGGTTTTAACTTCTTGCGAGCAGGCTTTGCAGATGGAACCTACCTCTGTTCAGAGACATTCAGGTGTGCTTAACTGTCTGCTAAACATGTGCCACCTTCAGGCCATGGTTACTCATGTTGATGGATTGATTTCTAGGATACCGCAGTACAAGAAAACTTGGTGCATGCAAGGTGTGCAGGCAGCTTGGAGACTCGGAAGATGGGATCTGATGGATGAGTACCTTTCTTTTGCTGATAAAGAAGGTTTAGCCTGTAGCAGCTCCGATAGTGCTTCCTTTGACATGGGTCTCGCCAAGATTCTACAGGCAATGATGAAGAAAGACCAGTTCATGGTAGCAGAAAAAATTGCCCAGTCTAAACAAGCCTTGCTAGTCCCTCTAGCAGCTGCGGGCATGGAGTCCTACATGCGTGCATACCCATTTGTCGTAAAGCTTCACATGCTACGTGAATTGGAAGATTTCAATACTCTTCTAGCTGATGACTCATTCTTGGAAAAATCATTTCATTTGGATGACCCAAGATTTTCAAAGGTTATAAAGGACTGGGATAATCGTCTCAGATTCACACAGCCTTTGCTGTGGGCAAGGGAGCCACTGTTAGCTTTCCGCAGGCTGGTTTTCAGTGCTAGCAACCTCGGTGCTCAAGTTGGGACCTGCTGGCTCCAATATGCAAAGCTCTGCCGTTCTGCTGGCCATTATGAGACAGCCAATCGTGCAATTTTAGAAGCGCAGGCTTCGGGTGCGCCAAATGTTCACATGGAGAAGTCAAAGCTTCTATGGAGCACTAGAAAATCTGATTGTGCCATAGATGAATTGCAGCAATCGCTTCTGAACATGCCTGCTGAAGTTCTGGGTGCTGCTGCTATCTCATCACTTACCAGTCTCTCGCTTGTTCTGCCGAATCCATGCTCAGTTTGCACTAGTCAGGCATCGAACGAGAACCAAGATGTGGCTAAAACCCTCCTCCTTTATACCCGATGGATCCATTACACTGGACAGAAGCAGAAGGAAGATGTGATAAATCTCTACAGTAGAGTTAGGGAACTCCAACCCAAATGGGAGAAGGGATTTTTCTTTATGGCTAAATATTGTGATGATTTGCTGGTTGATGCCCGGAAGCGACAGGAAGACAACCAGGAAGGGTTGATGGATGCGCGATCTAGATCGAAATGTGCAGTATCAACTTCAGTGGGTGGTAGCTCCGTAAATACTTCTGCTGAAGAAAAGCCTTGGTGGTCGTACCTTCCAGATGTTTTATTATTTTATGCAAAAGGACTTCATAGGGGTCATAAGAATCTTTTTCAGGCACTCCCGAGGTTGTTAACTCTCTGGTTCGAATTTGGAAGCAAATACCACAGAGATGGCCTAGCATCCAATAAAGCATTGAAAACTATCCATGGAAGGGTAGAAAATATTGCCCTCTTAACTGATTTTTCTTTGTGGGATCCTGCAGATGCTAAATGCAAGCTCTCCATGCAGGCTAGTGTGGGACAGAAGCATGAAATTCAGTcctttcattag